A stretch of the Enterobacter mori genome encodes the following:
- the hcr gene encoding NADH oxidoreductase codes for MTMPTSQCPWRMQVHHIHQETPDVWTLSLLCHDYYPYRAGQYALVSVRHSADTLRAYTISSTPGVSEYITLTVRRIDDGAGSQWLTRDVKRGDYIWLSDAQGDFTCDDKADDKFLLLAAGCGVTPIMSMRRWLAKNRPQADVQVIFSVRSPEDVIFAEEWRNYPVTLVAEHNATHGFVPGRLSRELLQSVPDMANRTVMTCGPAPYMDIVEKEVKALGVTRFFKEQFFTPVAEAATSGVKFTKLQPAQTFFGRVGTTLLEALESNKVPVVAACRAGVCGCCKTKVISGEYSVTSTMTLTDAEIAEGYVLACSCHPQGDLVLA; via the coding sequence ATGACCATGCCAACCTCACAATGTCCGTGGCGGATGCAGGTTCATCACATCCATCAGGAGACGCCGGATGTGTGGACGCTGTCACTGCTGTGCCATGACTATTATCCGTACCGTGCAGGCCAGTATGCGCTGGTCAGCGTTCGCCATTCCGCGGACACCCTGCGCGCCTACACGATCTCCTCAACGCCAGGCGTGAGCGAGTACATTACGCTCACCGTCCGCCGCATTGACGACGGCGCGGGCTCGCAGTGGCTGACGCGGGACGTGAAGCGCGGGGATTATATCTGGCTGTCTGACGCGCAGGGGGATTTCACCTGTGACGATAAAGCAGACGATAAGTTCCTGCTGCTGGCGGCGGGGTGTGGCGTAACGCCGATTATGTCGATGCGCCGCTGGCTGGCGAAGAACCGCCCACAGGCCGACGTGCAGGTGATCTTCAGCGTGCGTTCACCGGAAGATGTCATTTTTGCCGAGGAGTGGCGTAATTATCCGGTGACGCTGGTGGCTGAGCACAACGCGACCCACGGCTTTGTGCCCGGTCGCCTGAGCCGCGAGCTGCTGCAAAGCGTGCCGGATATGGCGAACCGCACCGTGATGACCTGCGGCCCGGCGCCTTACATGGATATCGTCGAAAAAGAGGTGAAAGCGCTTGGCGTGACCCGCTTCTTCAAAGAGCAGTTCTTCACGCCGGTGGCGGAAGCGGCAACCAGCGGCGTTAAGTTCACCAAACTGCAGCCTGCGCAGACCTTCTTTGGCCGCGTGGGCACCACGCTGCTGGAGGCGCTGGAAAGCAACAAGGTGCCGGTAGTGGCGGCCTGTCGTGCGGGCGTGTGCGGCTGCTGTAAGACGAAGGTGATTTCCGGGGAGTATAGCGTCACCAGCACCATGACGCTGACCGACGCGGAAATTGCCGAGGGCTATGTGCTGGCATGTTCCTGTCATCCGCAGGGGGATCTGGTGCTGGCGTAA
- a CDS encoding lysine exporter LysO family protein: protein MFSGLLIILLPLIVGYLIPLHQASALRLINRFLSWIVYVILFFMGISLAFLDNLSANLLSILHYSAVTVVVILLCNIAALFWLERTIPWKNNHQQEKLPSRIAMALESLKLCGVVVLGFLLGLTGWSFLQHATEASEYTLIFLLFLIGIQLRNNGMTLKQIVLNRRGMIVAIVVVASSMVAGVINAVILDLPLKTGLAMASGFGWYSLSGILLTESFGPVIGSAAFFNDLARELIAIMLIPGLVRRSRSTALGLCGATSMDFTLPVLQRSGGLELVPAAIVHGFILSLLVPILMAFFSA from the coding sequence ATGTTTTCAGGACTCCTCATTATTCTGCTGCCCCTGATTGTGGGCTACCTTATTCCGCTGCATCAGGCATCCGCATTACGGCTTATCAACCGTTTTCTCAGCTGGATTGTTTACGTTATTCTTTTCTTTATGGGGATAAGCCTGGCATTCCTGGATAATCTGTCAGCGAATTTACTCTCCATCCTCCATTATTCCGCCGTCACTGTGGTGGTTATTTTGCTGTGCAATATTGCCGCACTCTTCTGGCTGGAACGCACTATTCCCTGGAAAAATAACCATCAACAGGAAAAACTCCCTTCCCGTATTGCGATGGCGCTGGAATCATTAAAACTCTGCGGCGTCGTGGTACTCGGTTTTCTTCTGGGCCTTACCGGATGGTCATTTTTACAGCACGCCACGGAGGCCAGCGAATATACCCTGATCTTCCTGCTGTTCCTGATCGGTATTCAACTGCGAAATAATGGCATGACGCTGAAACAGATTGTCCTCAACCGCCGGGGAATGATAGTGGCCATTGTCGTCGTCGCCAGTTCAATGGTCGCAGGCGTGATTAATGCCGTTATTCTCGACCTGCCGCTGAAAACCGGCCTGGCGATGGCGTCAGGTTTTGGCTGGTACTCCCTCTCCGGTATTCTTCTGACCGAATCGTTCGGTCCGGTCATTGGCAGCGCCGCTTTCTTCAATGACCTTGCGCGCGAATTGATTGCCATTATGCTGATCCCAGGTCTGGTACGCCGCAGCCGCTCAACCGCGCTGGGGCTGTGTGGCGCGACCTCGATGGACTTTACCCTGCCGGTTTTACAACGATCGGGAGGGCTGGAGCTGGTGCCTGCCGCCATCGTACACGGCTTTATTTTAAGTCTGCTGGTCCCCATTCTGATGGCCTTCTTCTCGGCCTGA
- the ltaE gene encoding low-specificity L-threonine aldolase: MIDLRSDTVTRPSRAMLEEMMAAPVGDDVYGDDPTVNELQRYAAELSGKEAALFLPTGTQANLVALLSHCERGEEYIVGQGAHNYLYEAGGAAVLGSIQPQPIDAAPDGSLPLDKVAAKIKADDIHFARTRLLSLENTHNGKVLPREYLKAAWEFTRERKLGLHVDGARIFNAVVAYGCELKEITQYCDSFTICLSKGLGTPVGSLLVGNADYIKRANRWRKMTGGGMRQAGILAAAGLYALKNNVARLKDDHDNAAWMAAQLREIGADVMRHDTNMLFVRVGDEHAAALGDFMKSRGVLINASPVVRLVMHLDVSREQLADVVKHWQAFLQR, translated from the coding sequence ATGATCGATTTACGCAGTGATACCGTAACCCGCCCGAGCCGCGCCATGCTCGAAGAGATGATGGCCGCCCCGGTCGGGGACGACGTCTACGGCGATGACCCGACGGTCAACGAACTGCAGCGCTACGCGGCTGAGCTGAGCGGTAAGGAGGCCGCCCTGTTCCTGCCCACCGGAACGCAGGCTAACCTGGTGGCGCTGCTCAGCCACTGCGAGCGCGGTGAAGAGTATATCGTCGGCCAGGGCGCGCATAACTATCTCTACGAAGCCGGCGGCGCAGCGGTGCTCGGCAGCATTCAGCCGCAGCCGATTGACGCCGCGCCGGACGGCTCCCTGCCGCTCGATAAGGTCGCCGCGAAAATCAAAGCTGACGATATTCACTTCGCCCGCACCAGGCTGCTCAGCCTCGAAAACACCCATAACGGTAAAGTGCTGCCGCGCGAATACCTGAAAGCAGCGTGGGAATTCACCCGTGAACGTAAGCTGGGCCTGCACGTGGACGGCGCGCGTATCTTTAACGCCGTGGTGGCATACGGCTGCGAGCTGAAAGAGATTACGCAATATTGCGACTCGTTCACCATTTGCCTCTCTAAAGGTCTGGGCACGCCGGTGGGTTCTCTGCTGGTCGGCAATGCGGACTACATTAAGCGCGCCAACCGCTGGCGTAAAATGACCGGCGGCGGCATGCGTCAGGCGGGTATTCTGGCGGCGGCCGGGCTGTATGCCCTGAAAAACAACGTGGCGCGCCTGAAGGACGATCACGACAACGCCGCGTGGATGGCGGCGCAGCTGCGCGAAATTGGCGCCGACGTGATGCGCCACGACACCAACATGCTGTTCGTGCGCGTCGGTGACGAGCACGCCGCCGCGTTGGGCGACTTTATGAAATCCCGTGGCGTGCTGATCAACGCCTCACCTGTCGTGCGTCTGGTGATGCACCTCGACGTGAGCCGCGAACAGCTGGCGGACGTGGTGAAACACTGGCAGGCGTTTTTACAGCGCTAA
- the poxB gene encoding ubiquinone-dependent pyruvate dehydrogenase, producing MKQTVAAYIAKTLEQAGVKRIWGVTGDSLNGLSDSLNKMKTIEWMPTRHEEVAAFAAGAEAQLTGELAVCAGSCGPGNLHLINGLFDCHRNHVPVLAIAAHIPSSEIGSGYFQETHPQELFRECSHYCELVSSPEQIPQVLAIAMRKAVLNRGVSVVVIPGDVALKAAPEGASTHWYHAPQPVVTPAEEELKKLAQLLRYSSNIALMCGSGCAGAHKELLEFAGKLKAPIVHALRGKEHVEYDNPYDVGMTGLIGFSSGFHTMMNADTLILLGTQFPYRPFYPADAKIIQIDINPASIGAHSKVDMALVGDIKSTLAALLPLLEEKTDRKFLDKALSDYRDARKGLDDLAKPSDKAIHPQYLAQQISHFADDDAIFTCDVGTPTVWAARYLKMNGKRRLLGSFNHGSMANAMPQALGAKATAPERQVVAMCGDGGFSMLMGDFLSVVQMKLPLKIVVFNNSVLGFVAMEMKAGGYLTDGTELHDTNFARIAEACGITGIRVEKASEVDEALQRAFSIDGPVLVDVVVAKEELAIPPQIKLEQAKGFSLYMLRAIISGRGDEVIELAKTNWLR from the coding sequence ATGAAACAAACCGTGGCTGCATACATAGCGAAAACCCTCGAACAGGCTGGCGTAAAGCGTATCTGGGGCGTAACAGGCGATTCCCTAAACGGGCTTAGCGACAGCCTCAACAAGATGAAGACCATCGAATGGATGCCCACCCGCCATGAAGAGGTTGCCGCCTTCGCCGCAGGCGCGGAAGCACAGCTTACGGGGGAACTGGCCGTCTGCGCCGGATCCTGCGGACCAGGTAACCTGCACTTGATCAATGGTCTCTTCGACTGCCACCGCAATCACGTACCGGTGCTGGCCATCGCCGCCCATATCCCCTCTTCCGAAATCGGCAGCGGCTATTTTCAGGAAACGCATCCGCAGGAGCTGTTCCGTGAATGCAGCCACTACTGCGAGCTGGTTTCATCCCCGGAGCAGATCCCGCAGGTGCTGGCGATTGCCATGCGTAAAGCCGTGCTGAACCGCGGGGTTTCTGTGGTCGTTATCCCGGGCGATGTGGCCCTCAAGGCCGCGCCTGAAGGGGCCAGCACCCACTGGTATCATGCCCCACAGCCCGTGGTAACGCCTGCTGAAGAGGAGCTGAAAAAGCTGGCGCAGCTGCTGCGTTACTCCAGCAATATCGCCCTGATGTGCGGCAGCGGCTGCGCGGGCGCGCATAAAGAGCTGCTCGAATTTGCCGGGAAGCTGAAAGCGCCGATTGTCCACGCCCTGCGCGGCAAAGAGCACGTCGAGTACGACAACCCTTACGACGTGGGAATGACCGGTCTGATCGGTTTCTCCAGCGGTTTCCACACCATGATGAATGCCGACACGCTGATCCTGCTCGGCACCCAGTTCCCGTATCGTCCGTTCTACCCGGCGGATGCGAAAATTATTCAGATTGATATCAACCCGGCCAGCATCGGCGCGCACAGCAAGGTCGATATGGCGCTGGTGGGCGACATCAAATCGACCCTTGCCGCCCTGCTGCCGCTGCTGGAAGAGAAAACCGATCGCAAGTTCCTTGATAAGGCGTTGAGCGACTATCGCGATGCCCGCAAGGGGCTGGATGACCTCGCCAAACCGAGCGACAAAGCCATTCACCCGCAGTATCTGGCTCAGCAGATCAGTCATTTCGCGGACGACGACGCCATCTTTACCTGCGATGTCGGCACGCCCACCGTCTGGGCGGCCCGCTACCTGAAGATGAACGGCAAACGCCGCCTGCTTGGCTCGTTCAACCACGGCTCGATGGCCAACGCCATGCCGCAGGCGCTGGGCGCAAAAGCGACAGCGCCGGAGCGTCAGGTGGTGGCGATGTGCGGCGACGGCGGGTTCAGCATGCTGATGGGGGATTTCCTGTCGGTGGTGCAGATGAAGCTCCCGCTGAAAATCGTGGTCTTTAACAATAGCGTGCTGGGCTTTGTGGCGATGGAGATGAAGGCCGGAGGCTACCTCACGGACGGCACCGAGCTGCACGACACCAACTTCGCGCGCATCGCCGAGGCCTGCGGCATCACCGGTATTCGCGTGGAGAAAGCCTCAGAGGTGGATGAAGCCCTGCAGCGCGCCTTCTCCATTGACGGTCCGGTGCTGGTGGATGTCGTCGTCGCCAAAGAGGAGCTGGCGATCCCGCCGCAGATCAAGCTGGAACAGGCCAAAGGCTTTAGCCTGTATATGCTGCGCGCGATCATCAGCGGGCGCGGCGACGAAGTGATCGAACTGGCAAAAACCAACTGGCTCAGGTAA
- a CDS encoding SDR family oxidoreductase, with protein sequence MPQRILVLGASGYIGQHLTAALSQQGHQVLAAARNTERLQKLSLPGVTCHSVDLNWPKELPALLEGVDTLYYLVHSMGEGGDFIAHERQVAMNVRDALLQTPVKQVIFLSSLQAPESEQSDHLRARQLTADTLRGANIPVTELRAGIIVGAGSAAFEVMRDMVYNLPVLTPPRWVRSRTTPIALENLLHYLVALLDHPAEQHRVLEAAGPEVLSYQEQFEHFMRVSGRRRWLIPIPFPTRWISVWFLNVITSVPPTTARALIQGLKHDLLADDRALRAIIPQDLIRFDDAVRNTLKEEEQLVNSSDWGYDAQAFARWRPEYGYYPKQAGCTVKSSASLAALWEVVNQIGGKERYFFGNLLWQTRGAMDLLVGHRLAKGRPAHPYLAVGDTVDSWKVIIVEPEKQLALLFGMKAPGLGRLCFTLKDKGDHRELDVRAWWHPHGMPGLFYWLLMIPAHLFIFRGMAKRIAQLAEQKTKTT encoded by the coding sequence GTGCCGCAACGCATTCTGGTGCTCGGCGCCAGCGGGTATATCGGTCAGCATCTCACCGCGGCGCTAAGCCAGCAGGGACACCAGGTGCTGGCTGCGGCACGCAACACCGAACGCCTGCAAAAGCTCAGCTTGCCTGGCGTCACCTGCCATAGCGTTGACCTCAACTGGCCGAAGGAACTTCCCGCGCTGCTGGAAGGGGTCGACACGCTTTACTACCTGGTGCACAGCATGGGCGAAGGCGGAGATTTTATCGCCCACGAGCGGCAGGTGGCGATGAACGTCCGCGATGCCCTGCTGCAAACGCCGGTGAAGCAGGTGATTTTTTTAAGCTCGCTCCAGGCCCCCGAAAGCGAGCAGTCCGATCATCTGCGTGCCCGCCAGCTGACGGCCGATACGCTGCGCGGTGCCAATATCCCCGTCACCGAACTGCGCGCCGGGATCATCGTTGGCGCGGGTTCAGCCGCCTTCGAAGTGATGCGCGATATGGTCTACAACCTGCCGGTACTCACGCCGCCGCGCTGGGTCCGTTCGCGCACCACGCCGATTGCGCTGGAGAACCTGCTGCATTACCTGGTGGCGCTGCTGGATCACCCGGCGGAGCAACACCGCGTGCTGGAAGCGGCTGGCCCGGAAGTGCTGAGCTATCAGGAGCAGTTCGAACATTTTATGCGCGTCAGCGGACGCCGCCGCTGGCTCATCCCCATTCCCTTCCCGACCCGCTGGATTTCGGTGTGGTTTTTGAATGTGATCACTTCCGTGCCGCCGACGACCGCCAGGGCGCTGATCCAGGGACTCAAACACGATCTGCTGGCGGACGATCGCGCGCTGCGGGCGATCATTCCCCAGGATTTGATCCGCTTTGACGATGCCGTGCGTAATACGCTGAAAGAGGAAGAGCAGCTGGTGAACTCCAGCGACTGGGGCTACGACGCGCAGGCCTTTGCCCGCTGGCGGCCGGAGTATGGCTATTACCCGAAACAGGCGGGCTGCACGGTGAAGTCTTCCGCCAGCCTTGCAGCGCTGTGGGAGGTCGTGAACCAGATTGGCGGCAAAGAACGCTATTTCTTCGGTAATCTCCTCTGGCAAACGCGCGGGGCGATGGATCTGCTGGTGGGGCACAGGCTGGCGAAAGGCCGTCCGGCGCATCCGTATCTGGCGGTGGGCGATACGGTAGACAGCTGGAAGGTAATTATCGTCGAGCCGGAAAAACAGCTGGCGCTGCTGTTTGGGATGAAAGCGCCAGGGCTGGGCCGGCTCTGCTTTACGCTGAAGGACAAAGGCGACCACCGGGAACTGGACGTCCGCGCCTGGTGGCATCCGCACGGAATGCCGGGTCTGTTCTACTGGCTGTTGATGATCCCCGCACACCTGTTTATCTTCCGCGGAATGGCAAAACGTATTGCGCAACTGGCAGAACAAAAAACGAAAACAACTTAA
- a CDS encoding IS110 family transposase — MEQELHFIGIDVSKAKLDVDVLRPDGRHRSKKFTNTPKGHEELLRWLRSHNVAPAHICMEATSTYMEDVAASLSDAGFTVSIINPALGKAFAQSEGLRSKTDAVDARMLAEFCRQKRPAAWEAPHPVERALRALVLRHQSLTDMHTQELNRRETAREVQMPSIDAHLLWLEAELKRLEKQIKDLTDDDPDLKHRRKLLDSIPGIGEKTSAVLLAYVGLKDRFGQARQFAAFAGLTPRQHESGSSVNRASRMSKAGHVSLRRALYMPAMVALYKTEWGKGFRARLEKNGKGAKLIIGAMMRKLAQVAYGVLKSGRPFDVTLHQENACVA, encoded by the coding sequence ATGGAACAGGAACTTCACTTTATTGGTATCGATGTCTCCAAAGCTAAGCTGGATGTCGATGTGTTGCGACCTGATGGCCGTCACCGCAGCAAAAAGTTTACTAACACCCCTAAAGGTCACGAGGAGCTGCTCAGGTGGCTCCGCAGCCATAATGTGGCTCCGGCCCACATCTGCATGGAGGCGACCAGCACCTATATGGAAGACGTCGCGGCTTCCCTCAGCGATGCCGGTTTCACCGTATCCATCATCAACCCGGCTCTGGGTAAAGCCTTTGCGCAGAGCGAAGGCCTGCGCAGTAAAACCGATGCCGTGGATGCCCGTATGCTGGCAGAGTTCTGCCGGCAGAAGCGTCCGGCAGCCTGGGAGGCACCGCATCCGGTGGAGCGCGCGTTGCGGGCGCTGGTACTGCGGCATCAGTCCCTGACGGACATGCACACGCAGGAGCTGAACCGCCGTGAGACGGCGCGGGAGGTGCAGATGCCGAGCATTGATGCGCACCTTCTGTGGCTGGAAGCGGAGCTGAAGCGGCTGGAGAAACAGATAAAGGACCTGACGGATGACGACCCGGACCTGAAGCACCGGCGAAAACTGCTGGACAGCATACCGGGTATCGGTGAAAAGACGTCCGCCGTGCTGCTGGCGTATGTGGGACTGAAGGACAGGTTCGGGCAGGCGCGGCAGTTCGCGGCGTTCGCAGGGCTGACACCGCGGCAACATGAATCCGGAAGCAGCGTAAACAGGGCAAGCAGGATGAGTAAGGCTGGCCATGTCTCGCTTCGCCGGGCGCTGTATATGCCCGCGATGGTGGCGCTGTACAAAACGGAGTGGGGAAAAGGATTCAGGGCGCGTCTGGAAAAGAACGGTAAGGGAGCGAAGCTGATAATCGGAGCGATGATGCGTAAGCTGGCGCAGGTGGCGTATGGCGTCCTGAAGTCAGGACGCCCGTTCGATGTCACGTTGCATCAGGAAAATGCTTGCGTGGCATAA
- the hcp gene encoding hydroxylamine reductase, protein MFCVQCEQTIRTPAGNGCSYAQGMCGKTAETSDLQDLLIAALQGLSAWAFKAREYGIVDHYVDNFAPRAFFSTLTNVNFDSPRIVGYAREAIALREALKAQCLKADASARVENPMSELQLVSDDLGDLQRQAAEFTPNKDKAAIGENILGLRLLCLYGLKGAAAYMEHAHVLGQYDNDIYAQYHKIMAWLGTWPADMNALLECAMEIGQMNFRVMSILDAGETSTYGHPTPTQVNVKATEGKCILISGHDLKDLFNLLKQTEGTGVNVYTHGEMLPAHGYPELRKFKHLIGNYGSGWQNQQVEFARFPGPIVMTSNCIIDPTVGAYDDRIWTRSIVGWPGVSHLEGDDFGPVIAQAQQMAGFPYSEIPHLITVGFGRETLLGAADSLIDLVSREKLRHIFLVGGCDGARGERNYFTDFATRVPEDCLILTLACGKYRFNKLDFGDIEGLPRLIDAGQCNDAYSAIILAVTLAEKLGCGVNDLPLSLVLSWFEQKAIVILLTLLSLGVTNIVTGPTAPGFLTPDLLAVLNEKFGLRSVTNVEDDMKQLLSA, encoded by the coding sequence ATGTTTTGTGTGCAATGTGAACAAACCATCCGTACCCCGGCAGGCAATGGCTGCTCCTACGCACAGGGTATGTGCGGCAAAACCGCAGAAACATCTGACCTGCAGGATCTGCTGATTGCTGCCCTGCAAGGCCTTTCCGCCTGGGCGTTCAAGGCCCGTGAATACGGCATTGTCGACCACTATGTAGACAACTTCGCCCCTCGCGCTTTCTTCTCCACGCTGACCAACGTTAACTTCGACTCTCCGCGCATTGTAGGTTATGCCCGCGAAGCGATTGCCCTGCGTGAAGCGCTGAAAGCGCAGTGCCTGAAGGCTGATGCCAGCGCCCGCGTGGAAAACCCGATGTCTGAACTGCAGCTGGTGAGCGACGATCTGGGCGACCTCCAGCGTCAGGCAGCAGAATTCACCCCGAATAAAGACAAAGCGGCGATTGGCGAGAACATTCTCGGCCTGCGCCTGCTGTGCCTGTACGGCCTGAAAGGCGCTGCGGCCTATATGGAACACGCGCATGTGCTCGGTCAGTACGACAACGACATCTACGCCCAGTACCACAAAATCATGGCGTGGCTGGGCACCTGGCCTGCCGATATGAACGCGCTGCTGGAATGCGCGATGGAAATCGGCCAGATGAACTTCCGCGTGATGAGCATTCTGGATGCCGGTGAAACCAGCACCTACGGCCACCCAACGCCAACGCAGGTCAACGTCAAGGCGACCGAAGGTAAGTGCATCCTGATTTCCGGTCACGACCTGAAAGATCTCTTCAACCTGCTGAAGCAGACCGAAGGCACCGGCGTTAACGTCTATACCCACGGCGAAATGCTGCCGGCGCACGGCTACCCGGAGCTGCGTAAATTTAAGCATCTGATCGGTAACTACGGCAGCGGCTGGCAGAACCAGCAGGTGGAGTTCGCTCGCTTCCCGGGCCCTATCGTGATGACCTCAAACTGCATCATCGACCCTACCGTGGGCGCGTATGACGACCGCATCTGGACCCGCAGCATCGTCGGCTGGCCGGGCGTGAGCCATCTTGAAGGTGACGATTTCGGTCCGGTTATCGCCCAGGCACAGCAGATGGCGGGCTTCCCGTACAGCGAAATTCCACACCTGATCACCGTCGGCTTTGGTCGCGAGACCCTGCTGGGCGCCGCTGATTCGCTGATCGATCTCGTCAGCCGTGAAAAGCTGCGCCACATCTTCCTCGTTGGCGGCTGCGACGGCGCGCGCGGCGAGCGTAACTACTTCACCGATTTCGCCACCCGCGTGCCGGAAGACTGCCTGATCCTGACGCTTGCGTGCGGCAAATACCGTTTCAACAAGCTGGACTTCGGCGACATCGAAGGTCTGCCGCGCCTGATCGATGCGGGCCAGTGTAACGATGCTTACTCGGCCATCATTCTGGCGGTCACCCTGGCGGAGAAACTGGGCTGCGGCGTGAACGATCTGCCGCTGTCGCTGGTGCTCTCCTGGTTCGAGCAGAAAGCGATTGTCATCCTGCTGACCCTGCTTTCATTGGGCGTGACCAACATCGTGACCGGCCCAACCGCGCCTGGCTTCCTGACGCCGGACCTGCTGGCGGTGCTGAACGAGAAATTCGGTCTGCGTTCCGTGACCAACGTTGAAGATGACATGAAGCAGCTGCTGAGCGCGTAA
- a CDS encoding DoxX family protein, translating to MVKSLLIAVNEKLSCDDLGKLLLRLAVGGLMLFHGLHKLFGGVGFISGMLVEKGLPGFIAYGVLIGEVVAPILIIVGLFTRPAALVLAFTMIVAWLMVGTSETFALDKVGAWAIESLVYFFIGSLAVAFLGAGRFAVGKAPAWR from the coding sequence ATGGTTAAATCATTGTTAATTGCTGTTAATGAAAAGCTATCGTGCGACGATCTTGGCAAACTCTTGTTACGACTTGCCGTCGGCGGGCTGATGCTGTTTCACGGGTTGCATAAGCTTTTTGGTGGCGTGGGGTTCATCAGCGGCATGCTGGTGGAAAAGGGGTTGCCGGGGTTTATCGCCTACGGCGTATTGATTGGCGAAGTGGTGGCCCCGATCCTGATTATTGTCGGGCTCTTCACACGCCCGGCCGCGCTGGTGCTGGCGTTTACGATGATTGTGGCGTGGCTGATGGTGGGAACGAGTGAAACGTTCGCTCTCGATAAGGTTGGGGCATGGGCGATTGAAAGCCTGGTGTACTTCTTTATTGGCTCGCTGGCAGTCGCGTTTTTAGGGGCAGGGCGGTTTGCGGTAGGGAAAGCGCCGGCGTGGCGGTGA
- the aqpZ gene encoding aquaporin Z, which yields MFRKLAAECFGTFWLVFGGCGSAVLAAAFPELGIGFVGVALAFGLTVLTMAFAVGHISGGHFNPAVTLGLWAGGRFPLKDVLGYIIAQVIGGIIAAAVLYVIASGKAGFDAAASGFASNGFGEHSPGGYSMLSAIVIEIVLTAGFLLVIHGATDKYAPAGFAPIAIGLALTLIHLISIPVTNTSVNPARSTAVAIFQGGWALEQLWLFWVMPIIGGILGGVLYRTLLEKRD from the coding sequence ATGTTCAGAAAATTAGCAGCAGAATGCTTTGGTACATTCTGGCTGGTGTTTGGTGGCTGCGGTAGTGCAGTGCTGGCAGCGGCATTCCCGGAATTAGGAATTGGTTTTGTCGGTGTCGCACTGGCATTCGGCTTAACGGTCTTAACCATGGCATTCGCGGTAGGGCATATTTCCGGCGGTCATTTTAACCCTGCTGTCACGCTGGGTTTATGGGCGGGCGGTCGTTTCCCGTTGAAAGACGTATTAGGCTATATTATTGCCCAGGTTATTGGCGGCATTATTGCAGCCGCAGTCCTGTACGTAATTGCCAGCGGCAAAGCAGGCTTTGACGCCGCAGCCAGTGGTTTCGCCTCTAACGGTTTCGGTGAACACTCACCAGGCGGCTACTCAATGCTGTCTGCCATCGTGATTGAAATCGTACTGACCGCAGGCTTCCTGCTGGTCATTCACGGCGCTACGGACAAATATGCACCTGCAGGCTTCGCGCCAATCGCCATTGGTCTGGCGCTGACGCTGATTCACCTGATCTCAATCCCGGTGACCAACACCTCCGTTAACCCGGCGCGCAGCACCGCGGTTGCCATCTTCCAGGGCGGCTGGGCGCTTGAACAGCTGTGGCTGTTCTGGGTGATGCCAATTATCGGCGGTATTCTGGGCGGCGTGCTGTATCGCACCCTGCTGGAAAAACGCGATTAA
- a CDS encoding NAD-dependent epimerase/dehydratase family protein has translation MKVLVTGATSGLGRNAVEFLRNKGISVRATGRNEAMGKLLQKMGAEFVHADLTELVSSQAKVMLAGIDTLWHCSSFTSPWGTQEAFDLANVRATRRLGEWAVAWGVRNFIHISSPSLYFDYHHHRDVQEDFRPARFACEFARSKAASEEVIDLLAQSNPHTRFTVLRPQSLFGPHDKVFIPRLAQMMHHYGSVLLPRGGDALVDMTYYENAVHAMWLASQPDCDKLISGRAYNITNGEPCTLRSIVQRLIDELQIDCRIRSVPYPMLDMIARSMERFGSKSAKEPALTHYGVSKLNFDFTLDISRAENELGYKPVVTLDEGIVRTAAWLRDHGKLHR, from the coding sequence ATGAAGGTACTGGTTACCGGGGCGACCAGCGGCTTAGGCCGAAATGCGGTCGAGTTTCTGCGCAACAAAGGCATCAGCGTCAGGGCTACCGGTCGCAACGAGGCGATGGGTAAGCTGCTGCAAAAAATGGGCGCAGAGTTTGTCCATGCCGACCTGACGGAGCTGGTCTCCTCTCAGGCGAAAGTGATGCTCGCCGGTATCGACACACTGTGGCACTGCTCCAGTTTTACCTCCCCGTGGGGCACCCAGGAAGCCTTCGATCTCGCCAACGTGCGCGCCACGCGCCGCCTGGGCGAATGGGCCGTTGCCTGGGGCGTGCGTAATTTCATTCATATCTCCTCTCCGTCACTCTATTTTGACTATCACCACCATCGCGATGTGCAGGAAGATTTCCGCCCGGCTCGCTTTGCCTGTGAGTTTGCCCGCAGCAAGGCGGCCAGCGAAGAGGTGATCGACCTGCTGGCGCAGTCGAACCCGCATACCCGTTTTACGGTGCTGCGCCCGCAGAGCCTGTTCGGGCCACACGACAAAGTGTTTATTCCGCGTCTGGCGCAGATGATGCACCACTACGGCAGCGTGCTGCTGCCGCGCGGCGGCGATGCGCTGGTGGATATGACCTACTACGAAAATGCCGTTCACGCCATGTGGCTGGCAAGCCAGCCGGACTGCGATAAGCTGATCTCCGGTCGCGCCTACAACATCACCAACGGCGAACCGTGCACGCTTCGCAGCATTGTGCAAAGGCTGATTGACGAGCTGCAGATCGACTGCCGTATCCGTTCTGTGCCCTACCCGATGCTGGACATGATTGCCCGCAGCATGGAGCGTTTTGGCAGTAAATCGGCCAAAGAGCCCGCGCTGACGCATTACGGTGTGTCGAAGCTTAACTTTGATTTTACGCTGGATATTTCGCGGGCAGAGAACGAGCTAGGGTATAAACCGGTTGTGACGCTGGATGAAGGGATTGTGCGCACGGCGGCGTGGCTGCGGGATCACGGGAAATTGCACCGATAA